Proteins from one Meriones unguiculatus strain TT.TT164.6M chromosome 10, Bangor_MerUng_6.1, whole genome shotgun sequence genomic window:
- the Fam89a gene encoding protein FAM89A has product MSGAASAGAARGLRVDGLPPLPKSLSGLLHSAAGGAAGGWRHLQRLYAQKSRIQDELSRGGAGGGGARAAGTPAKPPNLDAALALLRKEMVGLRQLDMSLLCQLYSLYESIQEYKGACQAASSLDCPYALENGFFDEEEDFQEQGSLPDGQGRGCPRDLSLPVAHLSSSDWVLESI; this is encoded by the exons ATGAGCGGGGCCGCGTCGGCGGGCGCGGCCAGGGGGCTGCGCGTGGACGGGCTGCCCCCGCTACCCAAAAGCCTGAGCGGGCTGCTGCACTCGGCGGCGGGCGGCGCGGCGGGCGGCTGGCGGCACCTGCAGCGGCTGTACGCGCAGAAGTCGCGTATCCAGGACGAGCTGAGCCGAGGgggcgcgggcggcggcgggGCGCGGGCAGCGGGGACGCCGGCCAAGCCGCCCAACCTGGACGCCGCGCTGGCACTGTTGCGCAAGGAGATG gtTGGCCTCCGACAGCTGGACATGTCCTTGCTCTGCCAACTGTACAGCCTCTACGAGTCCATCCAGGAGTACAAGGGCGCGTGCCAGGCTGCCTCCAGCCTGGACTGTCCCTACGCCCTGGAGAACGGCTTCTTCgatgaggaggaggacttccaggAGCAGGGCTCTCTCCCCGACGGCCAGGGCCGAGGCTGTCCCCGGGACCTGTCACTGCCTGTCGCCCACCTCTCCAGCAGTGACTGGGTCCTGGAGTCCATCTAG